From a region of the Alnus glutinosa chromosome 1, dhAlnGlut1.1, whole genome shotgun sequence genome:
- the LOC133866093 gene encoding large ribosomal subunit protein uL15x has protein sequence MTTRFKKNRKKRGHVSAGHGRIGKHRKHPGGRGNAGGMHHHRILFDKYHPGYFGKVGMRYFHRLRNKFFCPIVNVDKLWSLVPKDVKEKASKDNAPLIDVTQFGYFKVLGKGVLPENLPIVVKAKLISKTAEKKIKEAGGAVVLTA, from the coding sequence ATGACGACTAGGTTCAAGAAGAACAGGAAGAAGAGAGGGCACGTGAGCGCCGGGCACGGGCGTATCGGGAAGCACAGGAAGCATCCGGGAGGTCGCGGTAACGCCGGAGGCATGCACCACCACCGGATCCTCTTCGACAAGTACCATCCGGGGTACTTCGGCAAGGTAGGTATGCGGTACTTCCACAGGCTCCGGAACAAGTTTTTCTGCCCCATCGTCAACGTAGACAAGCTATGGTCCCTGGTCCCCAAGGACGTGAAGGAAAAGGCCTCCAAGGACAACGCCCCCCTCATTGATGTGACCCAGTTCGGCTACTTCAAGGTCCTCGGAAAGGGCGTGTTGCCGGAGAACCTGCCCATCGTCGTCAAGGCGAAGCTCATCTCCAAAACTGCCGAGAAAAAGATCAAGGAGGCCGGTGGTGCTGTTGTTCTCACCGCTTAG